A single Paracoccus pantotrophus DNA region contains:
- a CDS encoding SDR family NAD(P)-dependent oxidoreductase has protein sequence MQIESRVFVITGAGSGLGAAVARMAVGAGARAVLLDVNADSGAAMAAELGAAARFVRTDVTSGPEGEAAIAAALEAFGRIDVAVNCAGVAPGEKIVGREGPHGLESFARAIQINLVGTFNMLRLAADAMSRNEPGEGGERGVIVNTASIAAYDGQIGQAAYAASKGGVAALTLPAARELARHGIRVMTIAPGIFATPMMAGLPQEVQDSLGANVPFPPRLGNPAEYAALVRHIVENQMLNGEVVRLDGALRMAPK, from the coding sequence ATGCAGATCGAGAGCAGGGTTTTTGTGATCACAGGCGCCGGGTCCGGCCTTGGCGCGGCGGTGGCGCGCATGGCGGTGGGCGCGGGCGCGCGGGCGGTGCTGCTGGACGTGAATGCCGATTCCGGCGCGGCCATGGCGGCGGAACTGGGCGCGGCGGCGCGTTTCGTCAGGACCGACGTGACCAGCGGCCCGGAGGGCGAGGCGGCCATTGCCGCGGCGCTGGAGGCCTTTGGCCGGATCGACGTGGCGGTGAATTGCGCCGGCGTGGCGCCGGGCGAGAAGATCGTCGGGCGCGAGGGGCCGCATGGGCTGGAGAGTTTCGCCCGCGCCATCCAGATCAACCTGGTCGGCACCTTCAACATGCTGCGGCTGGCCGCCGATGCCATGTCGCGCAATGAACCGGGCGAGGGCGGCGAGCGCGGGGTGATCGTCAACACCGCCTCGATCGCGGCCTATGACGGGCAGATCGGGCAGGCGGCCTATGCGGCCTCGAAGGGCGGCGTCGCGGCGCTGACCCTGCCGGCGGCGCGGGAACTGGCGCGGCACGGCATCCGGGTGATGACCATCGCGCCGGGCATCTTTGCCACGCCGATGATGGCCGGGCTGCCGCAGGAGGTGCAGGACAGCCTGGGCGCCAACGTGCCTTTCCCGCCGCGGCTGGGCAACCCGGCGGAATATGCGGCGCTGGTGCGCCATATCGTCGAAAACCAGATGCTGAA
- a CDS encoding acyl-CoA synthetase: MSATTLSRTRYDEAVARFRIEDAIAGLRGDLETGLNACVECCDRHCGANRVALRCLSPDEALVEYSFEDLRGMAARAANLMRDKGIRPGDVVAGLLPRTVELVAVVLGAWRLGAVYQPLFTAFGPKAIEHRLKTSGAKLVVTNAAQRPKLDEVEDCPLVAVLRGEAPLAPGDVDFRAALAMASDQFEPVMRRGEDLFMMMSTSGTTGLPKGVPVPLRALLAFGAYMRDAVDLRESDVFWNIADPGWAYGLYYALTGPLLLGQPTIFYEGGFTAETTYRIIERMGVTSLAGSPTAYRLLIAAGPEAAAAVKGQLRVVSSAGEPLNPEIIRWFGEHLSVPIHDHYGQTEMGMCVNNHHGLEHPVRPGSAGLAMPGYRVVVLDDDGCELGPNQPGVLAIDMKRSPLMWFSGYLNQATPALAGGYYRTGDSVEFEPDGSISFIGRSDDVITSSGYRIGPFDVESALIEHPAVVEAAVVGVPDPERTEIVKAFVVLAKGAEGTEALREELAQHVKKRLSAHAYPRMIDFVADLPKTPSGKIQRFILRKAEVEKLARK, translated from the coding sequence ATGTCTGCGACCACCCTGTCCCGGACGCGCTATGACGAGGCCGTGGCGCGCTTTCGCATCGAGGACGCCATCGCCGGGCTGCGCGGCGACCTGGAGACCGGGCTGAATGCCTGCGTCGAATGCTGCGACCGCCATTGCGGCGCGAACCGGGTGGCGCTGCGCTGCCTGTCGCCGGACGAGGCGCTGGTGGAATACAGCTTCGAGGATCTGCGCGGCATGGCGGCGCGGGCGGCGAACCTGATGCGCGACAAGGGCATCCGGCCGGGCGACGTGGTCGCCGGGCTGTTGCCGCGCACGGTCGAGCTGGTCGCGGTGGTGCTGGGCGCCTGGCGGCTGGGCGCGGTCTATCAGCCGCTGTTCACCGCCTTCGGCCCCAAGGCCATCGAGCACCGGCTGAAGACCAGCGGTGCCAAGCTGGTGGTGACGAATGCCGCGCAGCGGCCCAAGCTGGACGAGGTCGAGGACTGCCCGCTGGTCGCCGTGCTGCGCGGCGAGGCGCCGCTGGCGCCGGGCGACGTGGATTTCCGCGCGGCGCTGGCCATGGCCTCGGACCAGTTCGAGCCGGTGATGCGGCGCGGCGAGGATCTGTTCATGATGATGTCCACCTCGGGCACCACCGGCCTGCCCAAGGGGGTGCCGGTGCCCTTGCGGGCGCTCTTGGCCTTCGGCGCCTATATGCGCGATGCGGTGGACCTGCGCGAAAGCGACGTGTTCTGGAACATCGCCGATCCGGGCTGGGCTTACGGGCTTTATTACGCGCTGACCGGGCCCTTGCTGCTGGGCCAGCCGACGATCTTCTACGAGGGCGGCTTTACCGCCGAGACGACCTATCGGATCATCGAGCGCATGGGGGTGACGAGCCTTGCCGGCTCGCCCACCGCCTATCGGCTGCTGATCGCGGCGGGGCCGGAGGCGGCCGCGGCGGTCAAGGGGCAGCTGCGGGTGGTCAGTTCCGCCGGCGAGCCGCTGAACCCCGAGATCATCCGTTGGTTCGGCGAGCATCTTTCGGTGCCGATCCACGACCATTACGGCCAGACCGAGATGGGCATGTGCGTGAACAACCATCACGGGCTGGAGCATCCGGTGCGTCCGGGCTCGGCCGGCCTGGCGATGCCGGGCTATCGCGTGGTGGTGCTGGACGATGACGGCTGCGAATTGGGGCCGAACCAGCCGGGCGTGCTGGCCATCGACATGAAGCGTTCGCCGCTGATGTGGTTCTCGGGCTATCTGAACCAGGCGACGCCGGCGCTGGCGGGGGGCTATTACCGCACCGGCGATTCGGTGGAGTTCGAGCCGGACGGGTCGATCAGCTTCATCGGCCGGTCGGATGACGTCATCACCTCCTCGGGCTATCGCATCGGCCCCTTCGACGTGGAAAGCGCGCTGATCGAGCATCCCGCGGTGGTCGAGGCGGCGGTGGTGGGCGTGCCCGACCCCGAGCGCACCGAGATCGTGAAAGCCTTCGTCGTGCTGGCCAAGGGGGCGGAGGGGACCGAGGCGCTGCGCGAGGAACTGGCGCAGCATGTCAAGAAACGCTTGTCGGCCCATGCCTATCCCCGGATGATCGATTTCGTCGCCGACCTGCCCAAGACGCCGAGCGGCAAGATCCAGCGCTTCATCCTGCGCAAGGCGGAAGTCGAGAAACTGGCCCGGAAATAA